A genome region from Triticum aestivum cultivar Chinese Spring chromosome 2B, IWGSC CS RefSeq v2.1, whole genome shotgun sequence includes the following:
- the LOC123042633 gene encoding BTB/POZ and MATH domain-containing protein 1-like — MAAPQWPTTTTTASACIPDTARGTHVFTVAGYRLHKGIGVGNFIRSATFAVGGYDWCVCYYPDGFSAEYKDYVSVCVELQSKKSVVRALYDLKLTGLSSLIFSRPSSFPAFDSCKNEHFRGAYTFMRRGVLEASPRKYLQDDCLVIQCDVTVLLKKIPAVATTTAKTPHIEVPPSDLSNNLARLLEGKKGADLVINVSGETFYAHKIVLAMRSPVFKAELYGPMAMCDTEKQCIQIVDMQPAVFGAFLHFIYTDSLPDMEDLLDSHDKREVMRHLLVAADRYSMNMLKLMCEVILCKGLDAESVVATLALADQHRCSKLRDACIEYIKLFC, encoded by the coding sequence ATGGCGGCACCGCAGTGGCCGACTACGACGACTACGGCGTCGGCGTGCATCCCGGATACGGCGCGCGGCACGCACGTGTTCACGGTCGCCGGCTACAGGCTGCACAAGGGCATCGGCGTCGGCAACTTCATCCGATCTGCCACCTTCGCCGTCGGCGGCTACGACTGGTGCGTCTGCTACTATCCCGACGGATTCAGCGCTGAATACAAGGACTATGTTTCAGTCTGCGTCGAGCTCCAGAGCAAGAAGTCCGTGGTGAGGGCTCTCTACGACCTTAAGCTGACCGGGCTGTCGTCATTGATCTTCTCCCGGCCATCTTCTTTCCCGGCGTTCGACTCCTGCAAGAACGAGCATTTCAGGGGGGCTTACACGTTCATGAGAAGGGGCGTCCTGGAGGCATCCCCAAGAAAATACCTGCAGGATGACTGCCTCGTGATCCAGTGCGATGTGACTGTTCTCCTCAAGAAAATACCGGCCGTggccaccaccaccgccaagacGCCTCACATCGAGGTGCCGCCCTCTGACCTGTCCAATAATCTCGCAAGGCTGCTTGAGGGGAAGAAAGGAGCGGACTTGGTGATCAATGTCAGTGGGGAGACCTTCTACGCACACAAGATCGTGCTCGCGATGCGGTCTCCGGTCTTCAAAGCAGAGCTCTATGGGCCAATGGCAATGTGCGACACCGAGAAGCAGTGCATACAGATCGTGGACATGCAGCCCGCCGTCTTCGGAGCATTTCTTCACTTCATATACACAGATTCATTGCCTGACATGGAAGACCTCCTTGACAGCCATGACAAGAGGGAGGTGATGAGGCATCTGCTTGTGGCTGCAGACAGGTATTCCATGAACATGCTCAAGCTGATGTGTGAGGTCATCCTTTGCAAGGGTCTAGATGCCGAGAGTGTCGTCGCCACGTTAGCTCTCGCTGATCAGCATCGTTGCAGCAAGTTGAGAGACGCTTGCATCGAGTACATCAAGCTCTTCTGTTAG